From a single Lentisphaera profundi genomic region:
- a CDS encoding YiiX/YebB-like N1pC/P60 family cysteine hydrolase → MGLMQKIGESIAGYLAKERLGGRHLSTCDPLLLEETLKPGDVLLVEGSSRFSSAIKYITQSTWSHSAIYVGDCGLEAEGEEKAVLIEADVVEGVRAVPISQYTSYHTRICRPVGITPDELSDLKQFLIDRLGYQYDLKNIFDLARYFLHPPPIPSKWRRQLLALGSGDPTRAICSSLIALAFQSVKYPILPERLNAGEDGESDEENRELYHIRHHSLFAPRDFDVSPYFEIVKPTIYQDFDPHQLLWATDAELRKLELRF, encoded by the coding sequence ATGGGTTTAATGCAGAAAATAGGTGAGTCGATCGCGGGCTATTTAGCCAAAGAACGACTAGGGGGCAGGCACTTGTCGACCTGTGATCCCCTGCTCTTAGAAGAAACCCTAAAACCAGGAGATGTTCTCTTAGTGGAAGGCAGTAGCCGTTTTAGTTCGGCGATTAAATATATTACCCAGTCGACATGGTCACATTCAGCTATTTACGTAGGAGACTGTGGTTTAGAAGCAGAGGGAGAGGAAAAGGCTGTTTTGATTGAAGCAGATGTAGTAGAAGGGGTGCGAGCAGTGCCTATTAGCCAGTATACTTCTTATCATACGCGGATTTGTCGGCCAGTAGGGATTACACCCGATGAATTAAGTGATTTAAAGCAATTTTTGATTGATCGTCTAGGTTATCAGTATGATTTAAAGAATATTTTTGATTTAGCTCGTTATTTTTTACATCCTCCTCCCATTCCGAGTAAATGGAGACGCCAGTTATTGGCTTTAGGGAGTGGTGACCCTACACGAGCAATATGTTCATCTTTAATAGCATTAGCATTTCAGTCAGTTAAATACCCTATTTTACCAGAGCGTTTAAATGCTGGCGAAGATGGAGAGTCAGATGAAGAGAATCGTGAGCTTTATCATATTCGTCATCATAGTTTATTCGCTCCGAGAGATTTTGATGTCTCGCCATATTTTGAAATTGTAAAGCCAACAATCTATCAAGATTTTGATCCGCATCAGTTGCTTTGGGCAACGGATGCAGAATTGAGGAAGCTGGAATTGCGTTTCTAG